The sequence CGGTGCAGAAGGTCATCGCCGCCAAGAAGGCGGGCGGCAAGGCCGCCTGATTTCGTTCCCGGCCAAAAGCCGGGGACAAATTGCTCGACAGGTTAGACAACCCGGCGAGCGTGCCTATATGAGCGGCGGGGGGCGTTAATCGGCGTCCGCCGCCGTTTCAGTTTCCAGGACGAATACGCACATGGCATCCGCATCCGATGCGCTCGCATCCAACATCAGCCTGAGCAAGTTCGCTCAGGCGACCGATCTCAAGAAGCGGCTGTGGTTCACCCTCGGCGCGCTGATCGTTTTCCGCATGCTGAGCTATGTGCCGCTGCCGGGCGTCGATCCCACCCAGCTGAACCTGCTGGCGGAGCAGACTCAGGGCGGCGTCCTCGACTTCTTCAACAATTTCACCGGTGGCGCGCTCAGCCGCATGTCGGTCGTCGCGCTCGGCGTGATGCCCTACATCACCGCCTCGATCGTGGTGCAGCTGGCGACCTCGCTGTCGCCGCAGCTCAATGCGATCAAGAAGGAAGGCGAGAGCGGCCGCAAGCGCCTGAACCAATATACCCGCTATGGCACGGTCGCGCTGACCGCGGTGCAGGGCTGGTTCATTGCCGTCGGGCTTGAGAGCTTCGGCGCGACCCAGGGTCTTCAGGCCGTGATCGAGCCGGGCCTGCTGTTCCGCGTCGGCGCGGTGATCAGCCTTATCGGCGGCACCCTGTTCCTGATGTGGATCGGTGAGCAGATCACCAGCCGCGGCATCGGCAACGGCATCTCGCTGATCATCATGGCCGGCATCGTCGCGCGTCTGCCGCAGACGATGGTCCAGCTGTTCGAGAGCGGCCGTCAGGGCACGATCGATCCGTTGCGGCTGATCCTGATCCTGGTCGGCGTCGCCGCGATCGTCCTGCTGATCTGCTTCATGGAGCGCGCACAGCGTCGTATCCTGATCCAGTATCCCAAGCGCCAGACCGCGCGCGGGGTGCAGGCGGAGCGCAGCCATCTGCCGCTCAAGCTCAACACCGCCAACGTCATTCCGCCGATCTTCGCCTCGTCGCTGCTGCTGCTGCCGCTGACGATCACGCAGTTCGCCGGCAATATGACCGCGGGCGAGAGCAGCTGGGGCGACTTCATCATCACCCTCAACACCTATCTGCGCCACGGTTCGCCGCTGTACATGACGCTCTATGGCGCGGGCATCATCTTCTTCACCTTCTTCTACACCGCGGTGGTCTTCAACCCCGAGGAGACGGCGGAGAATCTGAAGAAATATGGCGGGTTCATCCCGGGCATCCGTCCGGGCAAGAATACCGAGAAATATTTCGACTATGTCCTCACCCGCATCAC is a genomic window of Sphingomonas sp. containing:
- the secY gene encoding preprotein translocase subunit SecY, whose product is MASASDALASNISLSKFAQATDLKKRLWFTLGALIVFRMLSYVPLPGVDPTQLNLLAEQTQGGVLDFFNNFTGGALSRMSVVALGVMPYITASIVVQLATSLSPQLNAIKKEGESGRKRLNQYTRYGTVALTAVQGWFIAVGLESFGATQGLQAVIEPGLLFRVGAVISLIGGTLFLMWIGEQITSRGIGNGISLIIMAGIVARLPQTMVQLFESGRQGTIDPLRLILILVGVAAIVLLICFMERAQRRILIQYPKRQTARGVQAERSHLPLKLNTANVIPPIFASSLLLLPLTITQFAGNMTAGESSWGDFIITLNTYLRHGSPLYMTLYGAGIIFFTFFYTAVVFNPEETAENLKKYGGFIPGIRPGKNTEKYFDYVLTRITVIGAAYLTFICLVPEYLIATMGVQFLMGGTSLLIVVNVTMDTVTQIQSHLLAHQYGDLIKKAKLKGRGR